One window of the Coregonus clupeaformis isolate EN_2021a unplaced genomic scaffold, ASM2061545v1 scaf1800, whole genome shotgun sequence genome contains the following:
- the LOC121561144 gene encoding NACHT, LRR and PYD domains-containing protein 1 homolog isoform X1 produces MKLNVDHGGEFRLKSGLRKYACHLTLDPNTANPNLILSEGNRKVTRVEEKQHYEDHPDRFDHHPQVLCREVLSGSRYYWEVERDGDMAHIGVVYKGMKRKGVMVDSCIGYNRKSWSLFCSDSGYNFYHAGVIRFFPGPVSNRVGVYLDWPAGTLSFYSVSSSGTLTHLYTEHTTFTEPLYPGFEVYSSSVTLCQIDDQHIQSRDHGGECCIKPGPENTRDQIWIPQSCKTCDHVEDSTHWLPIEPLTSTVQEVTMFRHRTPKGRYECTVSGLRWVCDRDVILKYYFRNWEPYSQLLKDMQYGQGGPLLDITMELGELEEVHLPHFVCLGTNPSLRNEMKILHVKEHGVSVEEVHEVTRFHAKILHPKFSVISVILSYIFSRNIDVHCELMLYMTVKKQTLIPRLYLFPSNPSQIQTVEQQEKSQGSSRVLISRPEQAFKLNSYFRLNIPCSTYINPQKIHLIHRDSTPSFFKAVLKMTGVDIEMELFGDDDRIAWKEVVSQDEYITATHSTTLTVPDIPAEEFLKKHWAKLIQRTKNSMPIADDLWSKNMIGEEEHSRITAETTEQDRMRKLLKAVIPKGREVTGACLKALVEHENHLVKDLSESRT; encoded by the exons ATGAAGCTGAA TGTGGATCATGGTGGAGAGTTCAGGCTGAAATCAGGGCTGAGGAAAT ATGCCTGTCATCTCACCTTGGACCCAAATACAGCAAACCCAAACCTGATACTGTCTGAGGGGAACAGGAAGGTGACACGGGTGGAGGAGAAGCAGCATTATGAAGACCATCCAGACAGATTTGACCATCATCCCCAAGTTCTCTGCAGAGAAGTCTTATCTGGATCTCGttattactgggaggtggagagggatggtGACATGGCTCACATTGGTGTGGTGTACAAAGGAATGAAGAGGAAGGGAGTGATGGTGGACAGTTGTATTGGATACAACAGGAAGTCCTGGAGTTTATTCTGCTCTGACAGCGGATATAACTTTTACCATGCTGGAGTCATCAGATTCTTCCCTGGTCCTGTTTCTAACAGAgttggagtgtatctggactggccagctggTACTTTGTCCTTCTATAGTGTTTCCTCCTCTGGTACACTGACACACCTTTACACAGAGCACACCACATTCACTgaacccctctatcctgggtttgaGGTTTACTCCTCCTCAGTGACCCTGTGTCAGATAGATGACCAACACATTCAAAG CagagaccatggtggagagtgttgtatcaagcctggacctgagaacaccagagaccAGATAT GGATTCCTCAGAGCTGTAAGACTTGTGACCATGTTGAG GACTCCACACACTGGCTTCCGATTGAACCCTTGACTTCCACTGTCCAGGAAGTGACAATGTTCAG GCACAGGACACCCAAAGGGCGTTATGAGTGCACAGTGTCTGGGCTCCGCTGGGTGTGTGACAGAGATGTCATTCTGAAGTATTACTTCAGGAACTGGGAACCCTACAGTCAACTTCTGAAAGACATGCAGTACGGACAAGGTGGTCCATTGCTGGACATCACTATGGAGTTAGGTGAACTGGAGGAAGTTCATCTGCCACACTTTGTCTGTTTAG GGACCAACCCTTCCCTGAGGAATGAGATGAAGATTCTTCATGTAAAGGAACATGGAGTGTCTGTTGAGGAAGTGCATGAGGTCACCAGATTCCATGCTAAGATTCTCCATCCCAAGTTCTCAGTTATCTCTGTTATACTGAGCTATATCTTTTCGCGGAACATAGATGTCCACTGTGAGCTGATGCTCTATATGACAGTGAAAAAGCAAACACTAATTCCACGCCTATACCTGTTCCCCAGTAACCCCAGCCAAATACAG ACTGTGGAACAACAAGAAAAGTCTCAAGGGTCTTCAAGGGTTCTCATCTCAAGACCAGAGCAGGCCTTCAAACTGAATAGTTACTTCAGACTGAACATTCCCTGTTCTACCTACATCAATCCACAG aagATTCATCTCATACATAGAGACTCCACACCAAGCTTTTTCAAGGCGGTTTTGAAAATGACAGGGGTTGACATTGAGATGGAGTTATTCGGTGATGATGACAGGATTGCATGGAAAGAAGTGGTATCACAAG ATGAATACATCACTGCCACCCATTCAACAA CATTAACAGTCCCTGACATTCCTGCTGAGGAGTTTCTGAAGAAACACTGGGCTAAACTAATTCAGCGAACCAAAAACTCAATGCCAATAGCAGATGATCTGTGGTCAAAGAACATGATTGGTGAAGAAGAGCACTCCAgaataacagctgaaacaactgAACAGGACCGAATGAGAAAACTACTGAAAGCAGTCATCCCCAAAGGACGAGAAGTGACGGGAGCTTGTCTCAAAGCTCTCGTTGAACATGAAAACCATCTTGTTAAGGACTTGAGTGAATCTAG AACCTAA
- the LOC121561144 gene encoding NACHT, LRR and PYD domains-containing protein 1 homolog isoform X4 — MKLNVDHGGEFRLKSGLRKYACHLTLDPNTANPNLILSEGNRKVTRVEEKQHYEDHPDRFDHHPQVLCREVLSGSRYYWEVERDGDMAHIGVVYKGMKRKGVMVDSCIGYNRKSWSLFCSDSGYNFYHAGVIRFFPGPVSNRVGVYLDWPAGTLSFYSVSSSGTLTHLYTEHTTFTEPLYPGFEVYSSSVTLCQIDDQHIQSRDHGGECCIKPGPENTRDQIWIPQSCKTCDHVEDSTHWLPIEPLTSTVQEVTMFRHRTPKGRYECTVSGLRWVCDRDVILKYYFRNWEPYSQLLKDMQYGQGGPLLDITMELGELEEVHLPHFVCLGTNPSLRNEMKILHVKEHGVSVEEVHEVTRFHAKILHPKFSVISVILSYIFSRNIDVHCELMLYMTVKKQTLIPRLYLFPSNPSQIQTVEQQEKSQGSSRVLISRPEQAFKLNSYFRLNIPCSTYINPQIHLIHRDSTPSFFKAVLKMTGVDIEMELFGDDDRIAWKEVVSQDEYITATHSTTLTVPDIPAEEFLKKHWAKLIQRTKNSMPIADDLWSKNMIGEEEHSRITAETTEQDRMRKLLKAVIPKGREVTGACLKALVEHENHLVKDLSESRT, encoded by the exons ATGAAGCTGAA TGTGGATCATGGTGGAGAGTTCAGGCTGAAATCAGGGCTGAGGAAAT ATGCCTGTCATCTCACCTTGGACCCAAATACAGCAAACCCAAACCTGATACTGTCTGAGGGGAACAGGAAGGTGACACGGGTGGAGGAGAAGCAGCATTATGAAGACCATCCAGACAGATTTGACCATCATCCCCAAGTTCTCTGCAGAGAAGTCTTATCTGGATCTCGttattactgggaggtggagagggatggtGACATGGCTCACATTGGTGTGGTGTACAAAGGAATGAAGAGGAAGGGAGTGATGGTGGACAGTTGTATTGGATACAACAGGAAGTCCTGGAGTTTATTCTGCTCTGACAGCGGATATAACTTTTACCATGCTGGAGTCATCAGATTCTTCCCTGGTCCTGTTTCTAACAGAgttggagtgtatctggactggccagctggTACTTTGTCCTTCTATAGTGTTTCCTCCTCTGGTACACTGACACACCTTTACACAGAGCACACCACATTCACTgaacccctctatcctgggtttgaGGTTTACTCCTCCTCAGTGACCCTGTGTCAGATAGATGACCAACACATTCAAAG CagagaccatggtggagagtgttgtatcaagcctggacctgagaacaccagagaccAGATAT GGATTCCTCAGAGCTGTAAGACTTGTGACCATGTTGAG GACTCCACACACTGGCTTCCGATTGAACCCTTGACTTCCACTGTCCAGGAAGTGACAATGTTCAG GCACAGGACACCCAAAGGGCGTTATGAGTGCACAGTGTCTGGGCTCCGCTGGGTGTGTGACAGAGATGTCATTCTGAAGTATTACTTCAGGAACTGGGAACCCTACAGTCAACTTCTGAAAGACATGCAGTACGGACAAGGTGGTCCATTGCTGGACATCACTATGGAGTTAGGTGAACTGGAGGAAGTTCATCTGCCACACTTTGTCTGTTTAG GGACCAACCCTTCCCTGAGGAATGAGATGAAGATTCTTCATGTAAAGGAACATGGAGTGTCTGTTGAGGAAGTGCATGAGGTCACCAGATTCCATGCTAAGATTCTCCATCCCAAGTTCTCAGTTATCTCTGTTATACTGAGCTATATCTTTTCGCGGAACATAGATGTCCACTGTGAGCTGATGCTCTATATGACAGTGAAAAAGCAAACACTAATTCCACGCCTATACCTGTTCCCCAGTAACCCCAGCCAAATACAG ACTGTGGAACAACAAGAAAAGTCTCAAGGGTCTTCAAGGGTTCTCATCTCAAGACCAGAGCAGGCCTTCAAACTGAATAGTTACTTCAGACTGAACATTCCCTGTTCTACCTACATCAATCCACAG ATTCATCTCATACATAGAGACTCCACACCAAGCTTTTTCAAGGCGGTTTTGAAAATGACAGGGGTTGACATTGAGATGGAGTTATTCGGTGATGATGACAGGATTGCATGGAAAGAAGTGGTATCACAAG ATGAATACATCACTGCCACCCATTCAACAA CATTAACAGTCCCTGACATTCCTGCTGAGGAGTTTCTGAAGAAACACTGGGCTAAACTAATTCAGCGAACCAAAAACTCAATGCCAATAGCAGATGATCTGTGGTCAAAGAACATGATTGGTGAAGAAGAGCACTCCAgaataacagctgaaacaactgAACAGGACCGAATGAGAAAACTACTGAAAGCAGTCATCCCCAAAGGACGAGAAGTGACGGGAGCTTGTCTCAAAGCTCTCGTTGAACATGAAAACCATCTTGTTAAGGACTTGAGTGAATCTAG AACCTAA